One genomic region from Chthonomonas calidirosea T49 encodes:
- the hisF gene encoding imidazole glycerol phosphate synthase subunit HisF — MLAKRIIPCLDVKAGRVVKGVNFLNLRDAGDPVELAAKYDAEGADELVFLDITASYEQRDLIVEVAERVAEQVFIPFTVGGGIRSVEDFRRILCAGADKVAVNTAAVKRPEILTEAAERFGRQCVVIAIDPRRVGTYPDGRPHWEVYVNGGRTPTGLDAIEWAQQAEALGAGEILLTSMDRDGTQLGYDLELTRAVAEKVGIPVIASGGAGTPHHCLEALTQGKADAALIASMVHDGHYTIAQIKAYLAEHGVCVR; from the coding sequence ATGTTGGCGAAGCGCATTATTCCCTGTTTGGACGTTAAGGCAGGTCGGGTTGTCAAGGGGGTGAACTTTCTCAACCTGCGCGATGCGGGCGACCCGGTGGAGTTGGCGGCAAAATACGACGCCGAAGGTGCTGATGAACTCGTGTTTCTCGACATCACCGCCAGCTACGAGCAGCGCGACCTTATTGTGGAGGTGGCCGAGCGTGTGGCCGAACAGGTTTTTATTCCGTTCACGGTGGGGGGTGGCATTCGTAGCGTGGAGGATTTCCGACGCATTCTCTGTGCTGGAGCCGATAAGGTGGCCGTAAATACGGCTGCCGTGAAGCGCCCAGAGATCCTCACCGAGGCAGCCGAGCGTTTTGGGAGGCAGTGTGTGGTCATCGCGATAGACCCACGTCGGGTGGGCACCTATCCAGACGGCCGGCCGCATTGGGAGGTCTACGTGAACGGAGGGCGCACGCCCACGGGGCTAGACGCCATCGAATGGGCGCAACAGGCAGAGGCGCTGGGCGCTGGTGAGATACTGCTTACCAGTATGGATCGCGATGGCACACAGCTTGGCTATGACCTTGAGCTAACGCGAGCGGTGGCTGAAAAGGTAGGAATACCGGTGATCGCATCGGGCGGAGCTGGCACGCCCCATCACTGCTTAGAAGCGCTCACGCAAGGCAAAGCCGATGCCGCCCTCATCGCCTCCATGGTACACGATGGGCACTACACGATCGCTCAAATCAAGGCCTATCTCGCGGAGCACGGAGTTTGTGTGCGTTAG
- a CDS encoding SDR family oxidoreductase, translating to MELGLKDRVALVAAASKGLGFACALELAREGAKVALFARTEEAIQAAARRIREETGAEALPLVADVTKEKDIANAVSKTVEHFKALHILVPNSGGPPPGTFASLGEAEWHTAIESTLLSTVRLIREALPHLQQAGWGRIVVITSTSVRQPIPGLLLSNTLRTGVVGLCKTLAQELAPYGITVNNVGPGSFDTDRIKLLLERRARERGISVEEARRQMEAAIPLGRLGRPEELAHMVAFLASDAAAYVTGQTILVDGGQTVAL from the coding sequence GTGGAGTTAGGACTTAAAGATCGCGTGGCCCTAGTGGCTGCCGCCAGTAAGGGGCTAGGATTTGCTTGTGCGCTGGAGTTAGCGCGGGAAGGCGCCAAAGTGGCTCTCTTCGCGCGAACCGAGGAGGCTATTCAAGCTGCTGCCCGTCGCATTCGGGAGGAGACCGGCGCCGAAGCGTTGCCGCTCGTGGCCGACGTAACAAAGGAGAAGGATATCGCTAACGCGGTGTCGAAGACCGTGGAACATTTTAAAGCCCTTCATATTCTAGTGCCCAACAGCGGTGGGCCACCGCCGGGAACGTTCGCCTCTTTGGGCGAGGCCGAGTGGCACACCGCCATTGAAAGCACGCTGCTGTCTACGGTACGCCTCATTCGAGAGGCCCTGCCGCATCTACAACAGGCAGGTTGGGGCCGCATTGTGGTGATTACGTCCACCTCGGTACGTCAGCCCATACCTGGGCTTTTGCTCTCGAACACCTTGCGCACCGGCGTGGTAGGACTATGTAAAACGCTGGCGCAAGAGCTAGCCCCCTATGGCATCACCGTGAACAACGTGGGGCCGGGCAGTTTCGACACCGATCGTATCAAACTTCTGTTGGAACGACGCGCTCGCGAGCGCGGCATCTCGGTGGAGGAGGCGCGTCGGCAGATGGAGGCCGCCATACCCCTAGGAAGACTTGGGCGGCCTGAGGAGCTAGCCCATATGGTGGCCTTCCTCGCGTCCGATGCGGCCGCGTATGTTACGGGGCAGACCATTTTGGTAGATGGGGGGCAGACGGTGGCCTTATGA
- a CDS encoding MFS transporter, whose amino-acid sequence MPFINVFRERHHAQPQLGIRANLAQFVLLIVINAFVGGMVGLERTVLPLIGTTLFRLPSDTITVSFIVSFGIVKAFVNLFAGTLADRFGRKRILILGWLFGLPVPFLLMWSKSWYGVNVANMLLGVNQGLAWSMTVNMKIDLVGPRRRGLAIGLNEFAGYFMVGLTAFATGYLASLYGLRPKPFYLGIGYVLCGLLLSWFFVRETQQHVAVEAAQYSLPQTSETRFRDVFSLTSWKNRSLFAICQAGLVNNLNDGMSWGIFPLFFSAYGLSVERIGILKFVYPAIWGIAQIGTGPLSDRIGRKGLIVSGLILQALAIALILLAHRFTGWLFGSALLGLGTAMVYPTLIAAVSDNAAPQWRARALSVYRFWRDMGYAIGALLAGILADAMGYSWAIGTVAALTFFSGLVVWGGMQEKRSVVGKRPSTNAL is encoded by the coding sequence GTGCCGTTCATTAACGTTTTTCGTGAACGCCACCATGCCCAACCCCAGCTCGGCATTCGCGCCAATTTGGCCCAGTTTGTTTTACTGATTGTTATTAACGCCTTCGTTGGAGGCATGGTAGGGCTTGAGCGAACCGTTTTGCCCCTTATAGGCACCACCCTATTTCGTCTCCCCTCCGACACCATCACGGTAAGTTTTATCGTGAGTTTTGGCATCGTTAAGGCCTTTGTGAACCTTTTCGCTGGTACCCTCGCAGATAGGTTTGGACGCAAGCGCATTCTGATATTGGGCTGGCTCTTTGGGCTTCCCGTTCCCTTCCTCCTTATGTGGTCTAAAAGCTGGTACGGGGTCAACGTTGCCAATATGCTGCTGGGGGTGAATCAGGGGCTTGCCTGGTCTATGACCGTCAACATGAAGATAGACCTCGTAGGCCCACGCCGACGCGGCTTGGCGATAGGGCTCAACGAGTTTGCAGGCTATTTCATGGTTGGCCTCACCGCATTTGCAACCGGCTATCTGGCGAGCCTCTACGGCCTTCGCCCTAAACCGTTCTACTTAGGCATCGGTTACGTACTGTGCGGTCTGCTTCTCTCCTGGTTTTTTGTGCGAGAAACCCAACAGCATGTCGCTGTCGAGGCCGCCCAGTATTCGCTCCCTCAAACGAGCGAAACACGGTTTCGGGATGTGTTTTCGCTAACGAGCTGGAAGAATCGATCGTTGTTCGCCATCTGCCAAGCTGGCCTTGTCAATAACCTCAACGATGGAATGTCTTGGGGCATCTTCCCTCTTTTCTTTAGCGCCTACGGGCTATCGGTAGAGCGGATAGGTATCTTGAAGTTCGTCTATCCCGCCATCTGGGGGATCGCGCAGATAGGAACCGGCCCGCTCTCCGATCGAATCGGCCGCAAGGGGCTCATCGTTTCAGGCCTCATTCTCCAAGCGCTCGCCATAGCTCTCATACTACTTGCCCACCGCTTCACCGGTTGGTTGTTTGGCAGCGCGCTCCTTGGTTTGGGAACGGCCATGGTCTACCCAACGCTCATTGCCGCTGTCAGCGATAATGCAGCCCCTCAATGGAGGGCGCGTGCTCTGAGCGTCTATCGCTTTTGGCGTGATATGGGCTACGCCATCGGCGCCCTATTGGCGGGAATATTGGCCGATGCCATGGGCTACTCTTGGGCGATCGGCACCGTAGCAGCCCTCACTTTTTTCTCAGGGCTGGTTGTTTGGGGGGGCATGCAAGAAAAAAGGTCTGTTGTTGGAAAACGCCCCTCAACGAACGCGTTATGA
- a CDS encoding cellulase family glycosylhydrolase → MSRDGLNRRGFLEIVAGGALTGLLAPPSQTAKARPKGLYVERGTLMRAGRPYRGIGANYFDLFYRLLRNPSDSSSLANLRRLAQHGIPFVRFMCGGFWPSEQSLYLKKPAEFFARLDWVVDAAERCGVGLIPSLFWNYSTVPDLMGEPMQAYGDPKSRTNAYIHQFTKQVVTRYRGSEAIWGWEFGNEYNLTADLPNASEHRPPVVPTLGTPTSRSARDELHWSDIQVALETFAHTVRLYDPQRILLTGNAIPRPSAYHNLHDHTWQLDTAAQFETILRRDNPNPFNTICIHLYRDSKNIYPGGAKNLGEVVALANQVAQKTRKPLVIEEFGVSRQEGTPAQQRVLFQEFLDVFSRYGVPLAAFWVFDFAAQDADWNVTFDNDRAFMIEMAAACSQAEAQAKASVQEGPFNGRVGR, encoded by the coding sequence ATGAGCCGGGATGGGCTGAATCGCCGCGGGTTTCTGGAGATCGTTGCCGGAGGAGCGCTAACCGGTCTGTTGGCGCCTCCCTCTCAAACCGCCAAGGCAAGGCCGAAGGGACTCTACGTTGAGCGCGGAACGCTGATGCGAGCTGGACGTCCCTATCGGGGCATTGGCGCCAACTATTTCGACCTGTTCTATCGGCTGTTGAGGAACCCCAGCGATAGCTCTTCGCTCGCGAATCTGCGCCGTTTAGCGCAGCACGGCATTCCTTTTGTACGCTTTATGTGTGGAGGGTTTTGGCCGTCCGAGCAGAGCCTCTACCTTAAAAAACCGGCCGAGTTCTTCGCCCGACTCGATTGGGTGGTAGATGCGGCGGAGCGGTGCGGCGTAGGGCTTATTCCCTCTCTGTTTTGGAACTACTCCACCGTGCCCGACCTTATGGGCGAACCGATGCAGGCCTATGGCGATCCAAAAAGTCGAACGAACGCCTACATACACCAGTTCACCAAGCAGGTTGTCACCCGATACCGGGGTTCGGAGGCCATTTGGGGCTGGGAGTTCGGCAACGAATACAATCTGACGGCCGACCTTCCAAACGCCTCGGAACACCGGCCGCCCGTTGTACCCACCTTGGGCACGCCCACCAGCCGCTCTGCGCGAGATGAACTGCACTGGAGCGACATTCAGGTAGCATTGGAGACCTTTGCTCATACCGTTCGCTTATACGACCCGCAGCGTATTCTACTGACCGGCAACGCTATTCCGCGCCCGTCCGCCTATCATAATCTGCACGACCATACTTGGCAACTCGATACAGCAGCGCAGTTCGAGACCATCCTCCGGCGCGATAACCCCAACCCCTTTAATACCATCTGCATTCATCTCTATCGTGACTCAAAAAACATCTATCCGGGTGGCGCCAAGAACCTCGGTGAAGTCGTTGCGTTGGCAAATCAGGTCGCTCAAAAAACCCGAAAACCTCTTGTTATCGAGGAGTTTGGCGTAAGTCGCCAGGAGGGAACGCCCGCCCAACAGCGCGTGCTATTTCAGGAGTTTCTCGATGTCTTTTCGCGGTATGGCGTTCCCCTGGCGGCGTTTTGGGTTTTTGATTTTGCGGCGCAAGATGCGGATTGGAATGTGACCTTCGACAACGACCGCGCTTTTATGATCGAAATGGCGGCAGCGTGCTCTCAAGCAGAGGCGCAAGCCAAAGCCAGCGTACAAGAAGGGCCGTTCAACGGAAGAGTTGGTCGTTGA
- a CDS encoding glutaminase family protein: protein MTFFTHFAHSLLPLLFLLPSAAVAAQVVETAHYRPPAVPLVVHDPYFSVWSMSDHLTDDWTRHWTGAVNAMCGLIRIDGKVYRWAGPQPNLPQTPQEVGLVLPSGAHLPTEIPPMEQKGLTITPTHTTYRFLANGVELEVEFFNPLLPNEPDVLARPLTYLTLRVRSTDHRQHEVSLYYDCSAEWAVNTPDQLVVGQVESLKGLSVGRFGTEAQPILGAAGDNRRIDWGYFYLAAASKGQVHLLSDQVARGAFAAGGLLSEQPPITQWPRAANDHWPVLAVTFPTFPVADSPVTHQLLLAYDERYSIELMGQRLRPYWRRNGATISQLLPTALADYAALEKRCRLFDQQFMEDMRHVGGQPYERLMTLAYPQCLAAHGYAAGPEGQLLLFPKENFSNGCISTVDVIYPSAPLFLLLNTNLLKALLTPVMDYAASPRWKFPFAPHDLGTYPLANGQVYGGGEKSEVDQMPVEESGNLLILMAAEASIDGNAHFAERYWPELEKWANYLRQNGLDPANQLCTDDFAGHLAHNCNLSIKAIVALGCFAKLCQMTGRTEQAQEYAQLAHSMAQQWMKMADDGDHYRLAFDKPGTWSQKYNLVWDKILHLNLFPESVARKEVAFYLTKMNPYGLPLDNRATYTKLDWEVWTATLAESRADFDVFMRHIEAFMNNTPNRVPLTDWYDTITAKQMGFQARSVVGGIAIKLLADPTLWHKWAQRAQEAEAQTSPSVGER from the coding sequence ATGACTTTTTTCACCCATTTCGCGCATTCGCTGCTGCCGCTGCTTTTTCTGCTTCCAAGCGCCGCGGTCGCCGCACAGGTCGTAGAGACGGCGCACTATCGCCCGCCGGCTGTGCCGTTGGTGGTTCATGACCCCTATTTCAGCGTCTGGAGCATGAGCGACCATTTAACGGACGACTGGACGCGCCACTGGACGGGCGCTGTGAACGCGATGTGTGGGCTTATTCGCATTGATGGCAAAGTCTATCGGTGGGCTGGCCCGCAGCCGAACCTGCCTCAAACGCCGCAAGAGGTCGGGTTGGTGCTGCCCAGCGGTGCGCATCTTCCCACCGAAATCCCCCCAATGGAGCAGAAGGGCCTTACCATTACGCCCACCCACACAACCTATCGGTTCCTCGCAAACGGTGTGGAGTTAGAAGTGGAGTTTTTCAACCCCCTGTTGCCAAATGAACCCGACGTGCTCGCGCGTCCTCTTACCTATCTCACCCTCCGTGTGCGCTCCACCGATCACAGGCAACATGAGGTCAGCCTCTACTATGACTGCTCGGCGGAATGGGCTGTCAACACGCCCGATCAGCTTGTGGTGGGGCAGGTAGAGAGCCTCAAAGGCCTCTCCGTAGGACGTTTTGGCACGGAGGCCCAGCCCATTCTTGGCGCCGCCGGCGATAACCGACGCATTGACTGGGGTTATTTTTATCTGGCGGCCGCATCAAAGGGGCAGGTACACTTGCTGAGCGATCAGGTGGCGCGAGGCGCTTTTGCGGCCGGCGGCCTGCTTTCCGAGCAGCCTCCTATCACCCAATGGCCACGGGCTGCCAATGACCATTGGCCGGTGCTGGCTGTTACGTTCCCCACCTTTCCTGTTGCCGATTCGCCTGTCACGCACCAGCTTCTTCTGGCCTACGATGAGCGCTACAGCATCGAATTGATGGGGCAGCGTTTACGCCCCTATTGGCGTCGTAACGGGGCGACGATATCTCAGCTGCTGCCTACAGCGCTAGCCGACTACGCCGCGCTCGAAAAACGCTGTCGTCTTTTTGACCAGCAGTTTATGGAAGATATGCGCCATGTTGGAGGGCAGCCATATGAGCGCCTTATGACGTTGGCCTATCCGCAGTGTTTGGCGGCACACGGCTATGCTGCCGGCCCAGAGGGTCAACTCCTTCTCTTTCCGAAAGAGAACTTCAGCAACGGCTGCATTAGCACGGTGGATGTTATCTATCCATCTGCACCTCTGTTCCTCCTCCTCAACACCAACCTGCTCAAGGCTTTGTTGACGCCGGTAATGGACTATGCGGCCTCTCCGCGCTGGAAGTTTCCTTTCGCTCCTCATGACCTCGGCACCTATCCGCTCGCCAATGGCCAGGTGTATGGTGGAGGGGAGAAGAGCGAGGTGGATCAGATGCCGGTGGAGGAGAGTGGCAATCTGCTTATCCTCATGGCGGCCGAGGCCAGCATTGATGGGAACGCCCATTTTGCCGAACGCTACTGGCCGGAGCTGGAGAAGTGGGCCAACTATCTAAGGCAGAACGGGCTTGACCCAGCCAACCAGCTCTGCACCGACGACTTCGCCGGTCATCTTGCTCATAACTGCAACCTTTCGATTAAGGCCATTGTAGCCTTGGGTTGCTTCGCAAAGCTTTGTCAGATGACAGGGCGTACAGAGCAAGCGCAAGAGTACGCGCAGTTAGCGCATTCGATGGCGCAGCAGTGGATGAAGATGGCCGACGACGGGGACCATTATCGCCTTGCTTTTGACAAGCCGGGCACCTGGAGCCAAAAGTATAACTTGGTTTGGGATAAAATTCTTCATCTCAACCTTTTCCCTGAAAGCGTCGCACGCAAGGAGGTGGCCTTCTATCTCACCAAGATGAACCCCTACGGTCTACCACTGGACAATCGGGCTACCTACACCAAACTCGATTGGGAGGTGTGGACGGCGACCCTTGCGGAAAGCCGCGCCGACTTCGATGTGTTTATGCGCCACATCGAGGCGTTTATGAACAACACCCCGAATCGCGTTCCGCTTACCGACTGGTACGACACGATCACGGCAAAGCAGATGGGTTTTCAAGCGCGCTCTGTGGTTGGTGGCATCGCCATCAAGCTATTGGCCGATCCCACCCTATGGCATAAATGGGCGCAGCGCGCTCAGGAGGCTGAGGCACAAACCTCGCCATCTGTCGGGGAGCGCTAG
- a CDS encoding aldo/keto reductase family protein has product MHYRRLGHSGLMVSEICLGSWLTYGNAVEDERAERCIDKAYELGINFFDTANVYARGRSEEVVGRALRKYPRDTYVIATKVFFPMSDGPMPNNQGLSRKHIMEQCHASLKRLGVDYIDLYQCHRYDPNTPLEETLRALDDLITQGKVLYIGFSQWNAYQIADAVKFQEAHNMDRFISSQPYYNLLGRGIEKDVIPVCEREGIGQIVFSPLAQGVLTGKYKPGQPPPEGSRAADPKQNMFMNQGRLDDSVLEKVQRLEPIARQAGLTMAQLALAWCLRLSNVASVIIGASRPEQIEENAGAAGVKLSPDILKAIDEALA; this is encoded by the coding sequence ATGCACTATCGCCGACTTGGCCACAGCGGGCTCATGGTCTCCGAAATCTGTTTAGGTAGCTGGCTCACCTATGGCAATGCTGTGGAAGACGAACGTGCGGAACGCTGCATTGATAAAGCCTACGAGCTTGGTATCAACTTTTTTGATACCGCCAACGTGTATGCGCGCGGTCGCAGCGAAGAGGTGGTTGGGCGCGCCCTGCGCAAATATCCGCGAGATACCTATGTGATCGCCACCAAAGTGTTCTTCCCTATGAGCGATGGCCCCATGCCCAATAACCAAGGCCTCTCTCGCAAGCACATTATGGAGCAGTGCCATGCGAGCCTTAAACGCCTCGGCGTGGACTATATTGACCTCTACCAGTGCCACCGCTACGACCCCAATACGCCTCTTGAGGAGACTTTACGCGCCCTTGATGACCTCATTACCCAAGGGAAAGTGCTCTACATCGGCTTTAGCCAGTGGAACGCCTACCAGATAGCGGACGCCGTGAAGTTTCAGGAGGCCCACAACATGGATCGCTTCATCTCCAGTCAACCCTACTACAACCTCTTGGGACGAGGAATCGAAAAAGATGTTATTCCGGTGTGCGAGCGGGAGGGCATTGGTCAAATCGTCTTTTCTCCTCTTGCACAGGGCGTGCTAACAGGGAAATACAAGCCGGGACAGCCGCCGCCTGAAGGCAGCCGTGCAGCCGACCCAAAGCAGAACATGTTCATGAACCAGGGACGGCTCGATGACAGCGTGTTAGAGAAGGTACAGCGACTAGAACCTATCGCAAGGCAGGCGGGGCTTACCATGGCGCAGTTGGCTTTGGCCTGGTGTCTGCGCCTTTCGAATGTCGCCAGCGTGATCATCGGCGCCTCACGCCCCGAACAGATAGAAGAGAACGCTGGAGCCGCAGGGGTAAAGCTCAGCCCTGACATTCTCAAGGCCATTGACGAGGCTTTGGCTTAG
- a CDS encoding alpha/beta hydrolase, translating into MRMLRALQGALLLLAITTTTYAYAISPSVPTFSEACRLAWYQYDSDLPLHPTLKPLDTTSTGIRYLLTYDSIHDQRVTAILALPKQGKAPYPAVIVMHGSGGNKDSSYVKASAEMLNGIGCAALSIDAQYCGDRKRPERSGDIFLPNSYTARDAWVQTVVDLRRAIDYLQSRPDIAKNRIGYLGFSMGAMLGSVLGGVDSRVAALCLAVPGGGFVQIAEHIASYPLLRAHWPITINPQVMKVIQSVSQITDPIYYIGRIAPRPMLIFTAKYDEIIPPAASKALVTAARNDKNLRVIEVNSGHILNPEIIFTIRDWFQKHLLR; encoded by the coding sequence ATGAGGATGTTACGTGCTCTGCAGGGAGCGCTTCTGTTGCTAGCAATCACCACTACCACCTATGCCTACGCCATCTCCCCATCGGTTCCTACCTTCTCCGAGGCATGTCGCCTGGCCTGGTACCAATACGATAGCGATCTACCGCTCCACCCCACCCTAAAACCCCTCGACACCACTTCGACCGGTATTCGCTACCTGCTGACCTACGATAGCATTCACGATCAGCGCGTTACCGCCATTTTAGCGCTCCCCAAACAGGGTAAAGCTCCCTACCCGGCCGTCATCGTGATGCACGGTTCGGGAGGGAATAAAGATAGCTCCTATGTAAAGGCCAGTGCCGAAATGCTCAACGGTATCGGCTGTGCCGCTCTTTCTATAGATGCACAGTATTGCGGCGATCGAAAGCGCCCCGAACGCAGCGGCGATATCTTCCTGCCAAACTCCTACACAGCCCGCGATGCCTGGGTACAGACCGTGGTAGACCTGCGACGGGCCATAGATTACCTGCAGAGCCGCCCCGACATCGCCAAAAACCGCATCGGCTATCTTGGCTTCTCCATGGGCGCCATGCTTGGCAGCGTGTTAGGGGGCGTGGACAGTCGAGTAGCAGCCCTCTGTTTGGCCGTTCCGGGCGGAGGGTTCGTGCAGATCGCCGAACATATCGCCTCCTACCCCCTGCTGCGAGCTCACTGGCCGATCACCATCAACCCACAGGTGATGAAGGTCATTCAAAGCGTGTCCCAGATCACCGATCCCATCTACTATATTGGGCGCATTGCCCCACGGCCCATGCTCATCTTCACCGCCAAGTACGACGAGATCATTCCGCCGGCCGCCTCAAAAGCGCTCGTCACCGCTGCGCGCAACGATAAAAACCTACGCGTCATCGAGGTAAACTCCGGCCATATCCTTAATCCGGAGATCATTTTTACTATCCGCGACTGGTTTCAAAAACATCTTCTTCGTTAA
- a CDS encoding ArsR/SmtB family transcription factor, which translates to MPTSEKRCFKEALYEQFARIGRALANPHRLELLDLLAQGERTVEDLARETGLSVANVSQHLQILRGARLVDVRRSGLYAYYRLADPHVFSVWRSLRTFGETRLAEIQQVVASYFNNRDSLQAITLQELKERLAEGNVIVIDVRPYEEYLQGHIPAAKAMPLEELEKRLQELPRDQEIVAYCRGPYCVFADEAVALLKQHGFKALRLSEGLPDWQDEGLPIEVGGESR; encoded by the coding sequence ATGCCAACAAGCGAAAAACGTTGTTTTAAAGAGGCCCTTTACGAGCAGTTTGCTCGCATTGGCCGTGCCTTGGCCAACCCACATCGCCTTGAGCTGCTTGATCTCCTCGCCCAAGGCGAGCGAACGGTGGAGGACTTGGCGCGCGAGACGGGGCTATCGGTTGCTAATGTGTCGCAACATCTGCAAATCCTACGCGGAGCACGTCTTGTAGATGTACGCCGTTCGGGCCTCTACGCCTACTACCGTCTTGCCGATCCTCATGTGTTCTCTGTATGGCGTTCCCTGCGGACTTTCGGTGAAACCCGCCTCGCCGAGATACAACAGGTGGTCGCGAGCTATTTCAACAACAGGGACAGTCTGCAGGCGATAACCCTGCAGGAGCTAAAGGAGCGCCTCGCCGAGGGCAACGTCATCGTCATAGATGTACGCCCCTACGAGGAGTATCTTCAAGGGCACATCCCCGCGGCGAAAGCCATGCCTTTGGAGGAACTGGAAAAGCGTTTGCAGGAGCTGCCACGCGATCAGGAGATCGTTGCCTACTGCCGAGGGCCTTACTGTGTGTTTGCCGATGAGGCGGTCGCCCTTCTTAAACAGCACGGTTTTAAAGCTTTAAGGCTGTCGGAGGGATTGCCGGATTGGCAGGACGAGGGCCTACCCATAGAAGTGGGAGGAGAAAGCCGATGA
- a CDS encoding MBL fold metallo-hydrolase yields MNTISVETLQRWLEEGRPITVIDIRHTKDREEWYIPGSLHLDIYDAVAARDPSVLAGLNFPLDEAIVLVCNMGVTAAIAAELLNQRGVKAYVLEGGMQAWSLAYNTAEVPFEEGVEILQVRRTGKGCLSYMIGSEKEAAVIDPSVEAQVYQALAQQRGWTIRAVIDTHVHADHISRALTLARQTGATLYLPEQNRVHYAFTPLHEGDSLDFGRAHLIACRTPGHTEESTCYLLNHKALFTGDTLFLDAVGRPDLHTDVEEARRRAELLYDSLLRLQSLPPSTLILPGHTDRPIPFDGHPLVRTLGEIYQTTPLLKERDKQTFVDTILARIPPTPPNYLEIIRINESGSLETLEKPVTELEAGANRCAVH; encoded by the coding sequence ATGAACACCATTTCAGTAGAGACACTGCAAAGATGGTTAGAAGAGGGACGACCCATCACTGTCATAGATATTCGCCACACCAAAGACAGAGAAGAGTGGTATATCCCAGGCAGTCTACACCTAGACATCTATGATGCGGTAGCTGCCCGCGATCCCTCCGTTTTGGCCGGCCTTAACTTCCCACTCGATGAGGCCATCGTTCTAGTCTGTAACATGGGGGTGACCGCTGCGATAGCCGCGGAGCTTTTAAACCAGCGCGGCGTCAAAGCCTACGTGCTCGAAGGAGGCATGCAGGCGTGGAGTTTAGCCTATAACACCGCAGAAGTTCCTTTTGAAGAGGGCGTGGAGATACTGCAGGTGCGCCGCACCGGAAAGGGCTGCCTCTCTTATATGATCGGGTCGGAAAAGGAAGCCGCGGTGATAGATCCCTCTGTGGAGGCTCAAGTCTATCAAGCCCTCGCACAGCAACGTGGCTGGACGATCAGAGCGGTGATAGATACCCATGTCCATGCCGACCATATCTCACGCGCTTTGACCTTGGCACGTCAAACGGGGGCAACCCTCTACCTACCGGAACAGAACCGCGTTCACTATGCCTTCACGCCTCTTCACGAGGGAGATAGTCTAGACTTCGGCCGTGCCCATCTCATCGCATGTCGTACGCCGGGGCATACCGAGGAGAGCACCTGCTACCTCCTCAACCACAAAGCCCTGTTCACCGGCGATACGCTCTTTCTGGACGCGGTGGGTAGGCCCGATCTTCATACCGACGTCGAAGAGGCACGAAGACGCGCAGAACTGCTCTACGATAGTCTTTTGCGACTGCAGTCGCTCCCACCCTCTACCCTCATTCTTCCAGGACATACCGATAGGCCGATCCCATTTGACGGCCATCCCCTTGTGAGAACCTTGGGGGAGATATATCAGACGACCCCGCTGCTAAAAGAGAGAGATAAGCAGACGTTTGTGGATACCATCCTTGCGCGTATTCCACCCACACCACCGAACTACCTCGAAATCATTCGCATTAACGAAAGCGGCAGCTTAGAGACATTGGAAAAGCCCGTCACCGAATTAGAGGCAGGAGCGAATCGTTGTGCCGTTCATTAA
- the hisI gene encoding phosphoribosyl-AMP cyclohydrolase — protein sequence MQVPRDLKFDSNGLIPVVVQDAENGEVLMVAYMNEEAVERTIQTGRATYWSRSRQQFWVKGETSGNVQRVREIRVDCDKDCLLLKVEQVGAACHEGYRSCFFRKVSQDGDQLEVVEERLTNPY from the coding sequence ATGCAGGTGCCTCGAGATCTCAAATTCGACTCAAATGGCCTCATTCCGGTGGTGGTACAAGATGCCGAAAACGGAGAGGTGCTGATGGTTGCCTATATGAACGAGGAGGCGGTGGAACGCACCATCCAAACCGGACGTGCTACCTACTGGAGTCGTTCCCGACAGCAGTTCTGGGTAAAAGGAGAGACCTCTGGAAACGTGCAGCGGGTGCGGGAGATCCGTGTGGACTGCGATAAAGATTGCCTACTGCTCAAGGTCGAGCAGGTGGGAGCTGCCTGCCATGAGGGCTATCGCTCCTGCTTTTTCCGTAAGGTGAGCCAGGATGGCGATCAGCTTGAAGTCGTCGAGGAACGACTTACCAATCCCTACTAG